TGTTTTAACAGCTTCTTTTATTTGCTCAACTACTTCATAGAGCCACTGAAGTGGTTCTAATCCAAGAGCAGGAAAGTACACATCAAGCCAATTTTTCTCCTCCTTTGGGGGATACAAGAAACAGGGATATTGAGTGGTTTTATAATATAAGCTCCGCAACTCATTTTTTCTATCGTTAGCATAATTTATCACGAAACAACTTATTATTTTAAAGTTACAAAGCAAGAATAAAAATTCCTCCCTCTGCTTATAATGGCCCGTAAAAAAGCCTTTTCGAATTATTCTAAAGGGCTGTTACTATGATTATATTTGTCTTTTATTTGCAATAATAATTCTTTAATAATCTTTTCCTTTTCAAGGTGTTTCCTTATGTAAAATTCACATGCAGCACTGATATACGGATACAACTCCTCATCATTCACAATATCATAGTCTTCATCACCATTTCCTGAATAAAATAAAACGTGATGTTGTCCAAAATACCCATCATCATCTTGTTCATATTCATCGGAATAAATTACTCCACTATACTCCCGACGCTCTCCTTCTTTATTTTTAAAATCTTCTAAGCGTTGTAAAAAATCATGTCCATTTACATATCTATTCAAAACATCAATAACTGCTTCTTTATTCAAGTTATTCTGTTTCATAACCTCAATAAATTCTTCATATACATTCATACCAATCCACCCACTCTACCATCGTTCTTATGGTGTACCTATTAAACCAGGATTTATTTTCTCAACCCTTGCCCAGTCAAATAAACACGCAATAGACATTTTATTACTACACTGAATTTTTATAGATCCCTCTTCCCCAATGTCTTCCATTGCGAACTGTTTTATTTCATTCATAGTTCCAAATGAATTGATTTCTAAGTCTCTTACACCAAAAAACGACATCTCAACATATACTATGTCCCATTCATTCCATCGTTTAGGCTTATTTTTGACCATCTCTTTAGTAGATAATTCAATGAATAGTGTTGGACCATCTCTTTTTATTTGGACATTTAATAATTCAGAACCATTAAACGTTAGCATCCTTCCAAAAATGCCAGTAATGGCTTGAGCATTCATTATCCTACTTGAATTAATCATGCATACACTCCTTTAAGTCACAAAAGGATACTATTGTGTTGTTTTTGTTTTGGATGTATCAAATTTTTAATGTTGCATCAAAGCTTGATTTAATAACCTTATCATCTATACTTTCAAGAGCCTACTTTAGATGGCAACATCTTGATAACCTACTTCTTCTACTTTTTCATCTATAAGACGAATTCCTAAACCATTTTCCTGATTCCATGAACAATCAAATGAGATTCCTATATCACGTCCATCGCGAAGGAATTCATAGGGAACCGAAATGCCTACTAGTGTTATATGTTCTATTAATTGATCAACGGTTTCAATTAATGGATAGTCTTGGCTAAATGAAACATCTTAACCGAGCTCATGCCTTTTTTGCTTATAGTACTTTAGAATTCGCTGCAATATATTATGTTGGACATTGTTCCAATTATCCATTAACGAGCTGTATGCCACGTATTGACCTTCATCGAAGCTTCCATCATCTTCTCCACCTATTAATAATGCTACCTTCGTATCCTTTCCTAAAAATTTTATAGTTCTATACCCTACCCATTTATACTGGTAGTCAAGTTCTCCAAAAACTTTATCGTTTATTGTCATTTTATAATCCCCCCATTTTTCACAAAAACCCCTGGCATTTCTTTCTGTTGACACAAATTGCGTAGTAACTACCTTATCTGACTCATACTGTGTTAATTTATTTTTCTATTTCTAGTATCAAAGGTTCCAATTTCAAAATATCTTTATTATTTTCATGATTTAACGCTTTTAATTCTTTAATATATAAATTCGTTTTATCTTATATTTATTTCTGTAAAAATAGCTTCTAACAAAACTTCTATTCCTTCATACTCTTCCACCAATTTGTATTCCGTATCTTTCTCCTTTGTTGGAAACAGGATAAAAACGTTCTAATTCTTTTCTTATGAGATATTAAATAATATAAAACGTTGATTCTTGTATACACCTTAGGGAGCCCTTGTTTTTAAAAGCCCACCTAAAAGCACTACCATTTGTTAATATGACAGAGCGTAAATTCTATCGGTATTAGTATCTAACACGAAGTCAACCTTAATATCCTTCGAATAGGGGATTTGCTCAAAGTTGTGGAGCCTGCAAAATACGTTAGAAAAGTCTTTTGACTCAATGGTTATCTCTTTGGCTTGAAGATACATTTGCTTCAATTGTTGTTTTGAACACTTTTTACCCGTAAGTAGAACTTGATGAAAGAAACCGTCAATTTCAATAATCATAATCATCACCACTGTTTGCTCATTAGTCTAAGCTCGGCACCTAGCCTTGGCATATAATAGCCATCTTCACTAAATTTAAAAGCATATCCCATTTTCATTTCCGTCTCATATTTTTATTTTTGATAAAGGGGAAAAAGTTTCACAAGTCCACTACCGAACAGCAAGACTGTACGCCCTTCTCTTTTAATAATGCAGCCTGAAATTTAACTTCAACAAAGCGTACGAACAGCTTTTTACGTTGACTATTATTTCTTGTAACAAAGTTTAGCATTATCAGACTCTAAAGAACACTTTAGTTTTTCATTTGCAACCTGAATCATAGCACCCTGTATCTCAACAGGTGTACTATTTTTTTCATGCCCCAACCCATTAAACATTCCAAAAAGGTACGCACCCAAGATTTGCTTTTCTTGTTCATCATTGCTGTCTATTTTAAAAACCTTATCTATAGTAGTGTTTGTAATACTTATACATTCATTGAGGAAATCTTTATTTTCTTCCAAAAATTTCACTCCTTATCATATAATTTTTATATCTCTTTTAGGATATTCTCCAGTTCATCCACATGGAATATAATCATCTATTAATTATACTTTCTGTAAACATTTCTTCCGTAAACACCGATTGTAAAATAATGAGGTTTCATTTAAATCCCCCTTAGTATCAAAAAGAATGCAGATGATTTATTCTCAAGTTGTATTTCTCCTAGTTTCTCTTAACACCAATTAATCATAACAGCCGTATGATGCTCCTTATGTAAATCTACTCCTACATATAACCCCGCTACCTTAACATCTTCAAGATCTTGCTGCTTTTGTGCTGATGACAGGTCCGATATCAAGTAATATTTTAGTTGCTTTATGTACAGATTCTGTTTTATTGATTTTCATTTAATTTCTCTAAGATTGAATTAACTTTTTCTGAATATACATCTGGATTGTCCTCTCTTATCTCAAGAAGAATTCCTTTAATTATTTGTTTTGTTGAGCTATCTACATCTTCTAACGCGTTAATATAAGATGCTACTAAACCTTCCGAATTTAAAAGTCTCCGATGAATTCTTTCCGCCCAGAATTCTGCATGAGGTAACATTTTAGGAATACCAATAGCCAAGTTGTATAGTCCTTCCTCCGTCCCAGAACGGTCAGCAATATAAAATATCGTTTCAATAAGGTAATCGCCAGCTGATGGCTCAGCAATATCTTCCTCAAAAACTGTACAAAGGTCAGGGATTATATCATTTGTTCCTCTGTGCGATAATTCATTAAGAATATTTTCAAACTCTTCAATGTTATCTCCTTCATTATCTAGAAAACGCATTTTGTATAAAATAGAAATATCCTCTTGAAATTTCATGGTGCTTTTCTCCCTTTCTATCCATTGGTAATTTAACTTGCCAAATATCTTCAAACCATTATGCCCATACTATTTATAGGAATAAATATATTCTTTACCTCTTATGTAAGGTGATGTTTGTTCAAGCATGTGAATGGCTTGTAACTGTTCAACAGGCGTCATTATCTGAAGTCGCATTAGTTTTTCAAGACCTGTTTCCTTTAACAGACACTACTACGATTTATGTTTTCAAAATATGGTGCTTGATCGCTGTGCTTCAATTGCTTTACTATATATTCAGGGGATCGTTACCAGTTTATAAAAGCTAGATTTTTATCATATATCCAAAACTCAGTAGTGAGTTTACAACGCTTTGTCACTTAATTCCCCATTCAGGTGATAGAGTGCCTTTTTAGGTAATGATAAAAAAATTATATACATAAACTACGTTTCACTTCTGCCAATAAATCTATCAGCTCAGTTTTCTCTGGTTTTTTCTCCATTTCCTTATGTACATTTATATCTAAATAATCATAAAATGTTTTAAAATCTAAAAAAGCTATTTGTTCAATTTTAACAGCTGGATACCCCAACTCTATCAAAACATGTTTTTCATCTAGTAGTCTAGGCAGTTGCGCCATATCATATTCATCTAAATCAGACTGAAAAAGAGCAAAGACAATCTCTTGTCCATAACCTTTTCTTTCAGCAAAGCTTTTTAATGCTTTTTCTAGA
The genomic region above belongs to Priestia megaterium and contains:
- the imm48 gene encoding Imm48 family immunity protein encodes the protein MEENKDFLNECISITNTTIDKVFKIDSNDEQEKQILGAYLFGMFNGLGHEKNSTPVEIQGAMIQVANEKLKCSLESDNAKLCYKK
- a CDS encoding immunity 50 family protein translates to MINSSRIMNAQAITGIFGRMLTFNGSELLNVQIKRDGPTLFIELSTKEMVKNKPKRWNEWDIVYVEMSFFGVRDLEINSFGTMNEIKQFAMEDIGEEGSIKIQCSNKMSIACLFDWARVEKINPGLIGTP
- the cdiI gene encoding ribonuclease toxin immunity protein CdiI is translated as MNVYEEFIEVMKQNNLNKEAVIDVLNRYVNGHDFLQRLEDFKNKEGERREYSGVIYSDEYEQDDDGYFGQHHVLFYSGNGDEDYDIVNDEELYPYISAACEFYIRKHLEKEKIIKELLLQIKDKYNHSNSPLE
- a CDS encoding Imm30 family immunity protein, producing MKFQEDISILYKMRFLDNEGDNIEEFENILNELSHRGTNDIIPDLCTVFEEDIAEPSAGDYLIETIFYIADRSGTEEGLYNLAIGIPKMLPHAEFWAERIHRRLLNSEGLVASYINALEDVDSSTKQIIKGILLEIREDNPDVYSEKVNSILEKLNENQ